The Ancylobacter sp. SL191 nucleotide sequence CACGCCCCCGCCCCCAGCGTGCGCGCCGCTTCCAGCACCGAGGAGCCCTGCACCAGAAAGGCCGCGCGGGCGGTGAGATAGACATAGGGGTAGAGCACCAGCCCGAGCAGCACGATGCAGCCGGGCAGCGAGCGCACTTCCGGCAGCCAAAGGCCGCGCGGGCTTGAAATGCCAAGCAGGCCCCGGATCAGCGTCGGAACCGGCCCGAGCGGATGCACCGCATCCACATAGACGAAGGCCTGGATATAGGTGGGAATGGCGAGCGGCAGCAGCAGCGCCCATTCGAAGATGCCGCGGCCGGGAAAGCGGCACACCGCGACCAGCCAGGCGGTGCCGGTGCCGATGCCCCCGGCGAGGATGCCGACGCCGATCACCAGCAGCAGCGTCTGGCCGAGCGCATGAGGCAGAACATGGCGCAGCAGGTTGGGCCAGAGATCGCCCGAGCCGTGCGCCGCCGTCCAGACGAGCGAGGCGAGCGGCAGCAGCACGACGACCGCCACGGCGATCGCTCCCCAGCGCAACGCCTTTCCACTCTCCGCCGCGTCGCTTCTATCGGTGACGGCGCTGCTCATACGGATGCGCTGTTCCTCATGCCGATATGCGGCTCCCCCGCGGGGCGCTAGGCCACGCGGGGGAGCGCTTAAGCCGGAAGCCGGCGTGGATCAATTGTCGAAGCCGACCTTATCGACGAGATCGGTCGCGGCCTTGCGGGCCTTGGCGACGGCGACGAGGTCTACCTGATCGACCTTGAGCGGGCCGAAGGCGGCGATGATCGGGTCGATCGGCGCGCCGGGAACGACGGGATATTCGTAGTTGGCCTGGGCATAGATGGCCTGCGCTTCCGGCGAGACCAGATATTCCAGCAGCTTGACGGCGTTCGCCTTGTTCGGCGAGGCCTTGGCGACCGAGGCGCCGGAGATGTTCACATGCGTGCCGCCGTTCTGGAAGGTGGGCACGATCACGTTGATCGCCGCGCCCCACTTCTCCTGATCGGGACCGCCCTTGCCGGAGCGCATCAGGCCCACATAGTAGGAATTGGCGAGGCCGATGTCGCAGAGATCGCCAAGAATGTCGCGAGCGACGTCGCGGTCGCCGCCGGCGGCCTTGCGGGCCAGATTGGCCTTCACGCCCTTGAGCCACTCCTCCGCCTTGGCCTCACCGTGGTGCACGATGTAGGCGGCGACGAGGGCCACATTGTAGGGGTGCTTGCCCGAGCGGATGCAGACCTCGCCCTTCCACTTGGGATCGGCGAAATCCTCATAGGTGATGGCGGAGAGCTTCACGCGGTCCTTGGAGGCATAGGCGACGCGGGCTCGCATGGAGAGCGCGAACCACTCGCCATTGGCGCCGCGCAGATTGGCGGGGATCGCCTTGGACAGCACGTCGGAGGTCACCGGCTGCGTCACGCCCTGATCGACCAGATCCATCAGGTTGCCGACATCGACGGTCATCAGCAGGTCAGCCGGCGATGCCGCGCCTTCGGCCTTCACGCGCTCGGCGAGGCCGTCCTTCACGAACACCGCATTGACCTTGATGCCGGTCTTCTCGGCGAAGGCGTCGAAGAGAGGCTTGGCCAGCGCGACCTCGCGCGTGGTGTAGACGTTGACGACCTCTTCGGCCGAAGCCGGCGCAGCCAGCGCCAGGCTCGCGGCGAGGATCGTGCCGAGCGCCCCACGGCGCGTTCCCAGGATCCGGCGAATCGCCATTCTCGTCTCCTCCTGCTGGGGCGGTCGTGCCGCCATGACGTTAGGTCCAGTGGGCGGTACGAGAGCCAGCAACGTTGGTCAACAAAAACGCGCGTTACTTCAATACCTTAGAGTAAGTCTAAAACAGAACGACTCCAATCTGCCTGCTGCGTTGCCGCAGGCGAGCGGCCGTAAGGCAGTAGCTTGGACAGAACGCGCGGGCGCCGGCAGCGCGGGTGCCGAAAGAACGGGTGATCGCGCGATCACCCGCCGCCGATGCGCAAACAAAAAGGCCGGTCTCGCGACCGGCCTTGACGTGCTCGATGGGACGACGGCGATCAGTCGTCGAGATCGCCGATATAGCGCTGCGCGTAGAGCGGCAGGCCGAGCTTGTCGATCAGGTCGAGCTGGGTCTCGAGGAAGTCGATATGACCTTCCTCATCCGCCATCAGCGCCTTGAAGATGTCGCGGCTGGGATAGTCCTGCACGGTCTCGCAATAGGTCGCGGCTTCCTGGTAGAGCGCGCGCGCCTCGATCTCGGCGGCGAGATCGCACTCGATCACTTCCTTGACGTCCTGGCCGATGCGCAGCGGATCGAGCACCTGCAGGTTGGGGAAGCCTTCGAGGAACAGGATGCGGTCGATGAAGCGATCGGCGTGATGCATCTCTTCGATCGACTCGGCCCGCCACTTGGCACCGAGCTTCTTGTACCCCCAGTTGTCCAGCATGCGGTAATGCAGCCAGTACTGGTTGATGGCCGTCAGCTCCGAGCGGACGCCACGGTTGAGATATTCGATGACTTTGGGATCGCCCTTCATGGCCGCGACCTCTCCTTGGAATTGAGCCGCTGAAGTTTTAGAATAATTCCAAGAATCCGGCAAGGAGGTTTCTGGTACCGGCGCGCATCACGGACACGCCATCAACAGGCGAACCGCGTCGCCAGGTTCACTCGGCGGCGAGAAGGTTGTGATGCGGGTGATGATGCGTCGGATGGCCGTGGCCGGCGTGGCTCGGGGCGGCATCGTTCTGGAGATTGGCCGGGCATTCGCGCGGGCAGGCACCGCAGGCGCTGGCATTCACATCGGCGATGAGCTGGCGGATCGTGCGGGCGCATCGGCCACACTGCGCGCTGCAGCCCAGGCAACGATAGACCTGCCCAGCCGTCCGCACGGTCGGCTGCGTTTCCGTCACTGCGTTGCGGATCTGCCGATCCGACAGAACATTACAAGAGCAAACGATCATCGCGGGGCTGAACCCAAGTGACCAGCTGTCTAGAATTATTCTAAAGACAGCCTTCTGCTTAGTTTCTCGCCCTAATCCGGCCATGCGTCAATCGGGAAAACACGATCTACCGATCACGTAAATGCATAATGGCAACGAATACCCACACAGCTTTTAGTCGTTCCAGAATAGAGGCCTTATTTGCCTGCCTCCACTTTTGAACGCCACTAAAGAAGTGGGACCGCCTCGCTTGTCCCGACCCGATCGGTGGCAAGGCGGGCGTAGAGCAGGTGGTCCTGCCAGCTGCCATTGATGCAGAGATATTCGCGCCCATACCCCTCGCGCCGGAAGCCGGAGCGCTCCAGCAACCGGATCGACGGTGTGTTGGTCGGCAGGCAGGCCGCCTCGATGCGGCGCAGGCCCAGCGCGCCATGGGCGAAGGGCAGCAGCGCCCGCACCGCCGCGCTCATATGCCCCTTGCCAGCATAGGGCGCCCCCATCCAGTAGCCGAGGCTCGCCGTCTGGGTGACGCCGCGCCGGACATTGGACAGCGACAGCCCGCCGAGCAGCACGCGGTCATCCGCACGGAAGACAAGGAAGGGGTAAGCGCTATCATCACGCACATCGCGCTGGTAGCGCCGGATCCGCCGGCGGAACGAACCGCGCGTGAGATCATAAGGCGGCCAGATCGGCTCCCACGGCGTGAGGAACGCCCGACTCTGCTCGCGCAGGCTCGACCAGGCCGCGAAATCCGACATATGTGGCATGCGCAGCACCACGCCCTCGCCTTCGATCAGCGAGGGCGGCTCGGGCCAGGAGACCGTGCGGAACAGGGCCATGGAGCCAGCCGGGACAGGTTAGGACGGCCTCAGACGTTCCGCGATACGCGCGGCCGTTTCAAGAGCCTTGCCGGGACCGAGAGCGGTAAAGGTGGGGCGGGCGCGAGCGACCAGCCCCCGGCCGGCGGCCTTGGCATCCTCCAGCGTCACCGCCTGCACCTTGCCGACGATCTCCTCGAGCGGGATCGGCCGGCCGAAGGCGAGCATCTGCCGGGCCAGCTGGTCGGCCCGCGCGCCGGAGCTTTCCAGCGCCGCGAGCAGGCCCACCTTGGCCTGCGCCTTGGAGCGGGCGAGCTCGGCTTCGCTCATGGTTTCGATGGTCTCTTCGATCTGATCGATCACCACATCGACCAGATCGTCCACGTCCCCGCCATCCGTCCCGGCATAGATGCCGAACAGGCCGGTATCGCCATAGCCCCAGTGGAACGAGTAGACCGCGTAGCAAAGCCCGCGCGCCTCACGCACTTCCTGGAACAGGCGCGAGGACATGCCCCCACCCAGTACATTGGTGAACACCTGCAGCGCGTGGATGCCCGGATCGCGGTAGGACAGACCCTCCAGCCCGATCAGCAGATGCGCCTGCTCCAGCTCCCGCCCGCCACCGATCTCGACGCCACCCTCATAGCGGCTGGGGACCGGCAAGGGCTTGTCGGCATTGGGGATTCCACCAAGGCGGGCCTGCGCCTCCTCGACCACGCGCTCATGTTCCACTGCGCCAGCGGCGGCGACGATGAGCTTGGGCGCGCGGTAATTACGGTCGAGATAACGGCGTAGCCGGTCCGGCCCGAAGGAGCGCACCGTCTGCGGCGTGCCGAGGATCGAGCGGCCAATCGGCTGGCCGGGGAAGGCCCGCTCCTGAAACAGGTCGAAGACGAGATCATCCGGCGTATCGAGCGCCGCGCCGATCTCCTGCACGATCACATTGTGCTCGCGCTCCAGCTCTTCCGGGTCGAAGGCCGGCTCGGTCAGGATGTCGGCAAGCACGTCGATGGCGAGCGGCATGTCCTCGGCGAGGACGCGGGCATTGTAGCTGGTATGCTCCACGCTGGTCGCCGCGTTGATGTCGCCGCCAACCGCCTCGATTTCCTCGGCAATTCCCCGCGCGCTGCGCCGGCGGGTGCCCTTGAAGGCCATGTGCTCGAGCAGGTGCGAGATGCCGTGCTCGTCGCTTTCCTCATCGCGCGAACCAACGCCCGCCCAGATGCCGAGGGAGGCGGTGGCGAGATGGGGCATGGCGTCGGTCACCACGGTCACGCCATTGTCGAGACGGGTGATACGCGGTCCCTTGTCGTCGCTCATCCCGCTCATGCCGCGTGCTCGGCCGCGCGCGCATGGGCGGCGATATAGGCCTCGATGGCGGCAAGGTCGTTCGGCAGGGTGGGCGTGCGCTCCGGCCGCTCCATCAAATCCGCCAGATGCGGCGGCAGCGCCGGGCGCACGCCACTGGCGCGCTCCACCGCGTCGGGGAACTTGGCCGGGTGAGCGGTGCCGAGCACGATCTGCGGCACGCGCGGATCATGCGCGGCGCGCTCGGCGACGGAGACCGCGACCGCCGTGTGCGGGTCGAGCAGATAGCCCGTCTCGCGCCAGACGCGGGCGATGGTCTCGCCGGTCTGCGCCTCGTCGGCGCGGCCGGCGTCGAAATCGGCGTGAATGGCCCGCATCGCCTCATCGGGCGGGGCGAAGGCGCCGGACTGGGCGAGGCTCGCCATCAGCCCGCGCAGCGCGCCGGCATCGCGGTCGAGCGCATCGAACAGCACGCGCTCGAAATTCGAAGAGACTTGAATGTCCATCGACGGCGAGGACGAGGGGTGAACGCCCGTCACCTCATACCGGCCGGTGGCGAGGGTACGCACGAGGATGTCGTTCACATTGGTGGCGATGGTCAGCCGGTCGATAGGCAGGCCCATGCGCTTGGCGACATAGCCGGCGAGCACATCGCCGAAATTGCCGGTGGGCACGATGAAGGACAGCGGGCGGTGCGGGCTGCCCAACGCGGCCCCGGCGACGAAATAATAGACCACCTGCGCGACGATGCGCGCCCAGTTGATCGAGTTCACGCCGGCAAGGCGCAGCCTGTCGCGGAAGGCGTGATGATTGAACATCGCCTTCACATGCGCCTGGCAGTCGTCAAACGTGCCCTCGATGGCGATGGCGTGGACATTGGCGTCCGGCACGCTGGTCATCTGCCGGCGCTGAACCTCGGAGACGCGGCCGGTCGGGTAGAGAATGAACACGTCCGTCCGCTCGCGCCCGCGGAAGGCCTCGATGGCCGCGCTGCCGGTGTCGCCGGAGGTCGCGCCGACGATGGTGGCGCGCTCGTCGCGCTGCATGAGGACATGGTCCATCATCCGCCCGAGCAACTGCATCGCCACATCCTTGAAGGCGAGCGTCGGGCCGTGGAACAGCTCCAGCACGAAGCGGTTCGGCGCGATCTGCACCAGCGGGGTCGTCGCCGGATGACGGAAGCTCGCATAAGCCTCCTCCAGCATCGGCTGAAGCACCGCGGGGGTGAAGGCCGCATCCACGAAGGGGGCGATCACCTTGCCGGCGATCGTCGCATAGGACTGTCCGGCGAAGTGGGCAATGTCAGCCTTGCTGAGCGCCGGGAAGGCGTCCGGCACATAAAGGCCGCCATCGCGGGCGAGACCAGCGAGCAGGGCATCGGAAAAGGCGAGAATGGGCGCCTCGCCCCGGGTCGAGATGTAGCGCACGCGCGCCTCCGGCTGGAAAAGTCGCGGCAAACTAGTGGTGCGGCGGGCGCGAGGCAAGCGCGACGCGGCGCTGGTCAACCCCGGCGCAGGCGCGGCCAAGCATAGGCGGCGAAGACGCCCAGCAGCGTTGCCGCAAGCCCATACCATGTCAGCGCATATTCCAGATGCCGGTTGGGGAAGCTGAGACGGGTAAGCCCGCCCTGCGGCAGCCCGCCCGGATTGGGCGTTCCATCCGCGTCAATGAGGAAGGGTGCGACGCGCAGCACGCCCTTGGCGCCGGCGATGGCGACGGGATCGCGCACGAACCAGCTATTCTTCTCCGGCTCGTTGCCCGGCGTGAACAGCCCGGCCTCCTCCGGCATGCGCAGCAGCCCGGTGACGGTCACGAGGCCGGGCACCTGCCCCTGCGCCCGGCTGGCGGGATCGCGCCGGTCGAGCGGGACAAAGCCACGGTTGACCAGGATCGTCGCCCCATCCGCCATTTCGAGCGGCGTTACCACCCAGTAGCCGGGCCCGCCCCCGCCATCCGGCGTCTTGTCGACCAGTGCATAGACCTGAACCTCGAGATCGTGGCGGAAGCGACCCTGCGCCTGAACGGGGCGGTATTCATCCGCCTCGAAGGCGATCGCCGGCCAGTCCGCCTCTTCCGGCGCAAGCTGAACCGGCTGGTGGATGCGCGCCTCGACCTTGGCGATGAGATCCTGTTTCCAGGCGAGCCGCTCCAACTGCCAGGTGCCGAGACCCGCCAGCACGACGAAGGCCGCGAGCACCACCAGCGTGACGGGCAGGAGACGGCGCAGTTGCGAGACTGGTCTCTTGGTCGCAGAGGACGTCACGCATCACCCGAATCGAGGCGGCCCTGCTCGGCCTTCTTGGCGTATTGCAGGGCGATCATCGTCGCCTTGAGCGGCCGCAGCAGGCCCAGCGTCGAAATCAGCACCAGCGGCGTCCAGAGCATGGCATGGACCCAGAAGGGCGGAGCGAAGGCGATCTCCACCCAGAGCGCCAGCCCGACGACCAGCGAGCCGGCGAGCAGGATGATGAAGACCACTGGCCCATCGCCGGAGTCATCGAAGCTGTAGTCCAGGCCGCAGGACTCGCAGCTTGGCGCGACGGTGAGGAAGCCGTTGAACAGCTTGCCCCGCCCGCAGCGCGGACAGCGGCAGGTGAGCCCGGCCTGATAGGGCGAGACGCCCGAATGGAACGGTTGCAGGTCCATGTCCGGCTTCTACTCCGCTTGGCGTCAGAAGTGAAATCCCGACCATCGTCCCTGCCGCTATGCCGCAGGCAGGGCTGCCAGGGCGGCGACGGCTCATGCGCACACCCGCCAAAGAAAAGGGCGGCTCACGCCGCCCTGACCTCACGCGATGGGGGTCACCCTCAGGCAGCGGCAGCCGCCGCGCCCGCAGCGCCCCACACATAGATGAAGGTGAACAGGAACAGCCACACCACGTCGACGAAGTGCCAGTACCAGGCCGCCGCCTCGAAGCCGAAATGATGGGTCGGCGTGAAATGGCCCGCATAGATACGGCCCAGGCACACGGCGAGGAAGATGGTGCCGACGATGACGTGGAAGCCGTGGAAGCCGGTCGCCATGAAGAAGGTGGCGCCATAGATATTGCCCGAGAAGGCAAAGGCGGCGTGGCTGTACTCATAGGCCTGCAGCAGCGAGAAGATGAAGCCGAGGCCGACCGTGAGCCACAGGCCCCACTTGGCGCCCTGACGGTCACCATGCACCAGCGCGTGGTGCGCCCAAGTGAGCGTGGTGCCGGAGGTGAGCAGGATCAGCGTGTTCAGCAGCGGCAGGTGCCACGGGTTGAACACCTCGATGCCGGTCGGCGGCCAGTGCCCGCCGGTGAACTCGGCGCGGGTGTAATTGATTGCCTCGCCGGCGAAGAGCGAGGCGTCAAAGAACGCCCAGAACCACGCCACGAAGAACATCACCTCGGAGGCGATGAACAGGATCATGCCGTAGCGCAGATGGAGCTGAACCACCGGCGTGTGCGCGTGCTGGTGCTCGGCCTCGCGGATGATGTCACGCCACCAGACGATCATCGTGTAGATGACGCCGAGCAGGCCGACGATCATGACCAGCGAGGTGAGCTGGCCATGCATCCAGAAGACCGCGCCGACCGCCATGACGAAGGCGAAGACCGAGATGACGAAGGGCCACGGGCTCGGGTCGACGAGATGGTAGTCGTGGTGTTTCGCGTGGGCCTCGGCCATGGGTCGCGCTCTCCGTTCGGTCTTATTCTCGCGCCGTCACCGGGGTGGCGGCAAGGTGGCGTTCTGCTCGCATCACGTCGCGTCGCGCATTGTCCCCGGCACAGGGACACTGCGGGTCACAAGGGGGTCTTGCCCGCCTCCGGCTTGCCCGCGGCGACCGGAGCCGCCTTCGGGAAGAAGGTGTAGGACAGGGTGATCGTCTTGAGGCCCTTCATCTCCGGATCCTCGGCCAGCGAGGGATCGACGAAGAAGATGACCGGCATGTCGAGGCTCTCGCCCGGCTGCAGCGTCTGGTCGGTGAAGCAGAAGCACTGCATCTTCGCGAAATAGGGACCGGACTGCGCGGGCGTCACATTATAGGTGGCGGCGGCGGTGACGGGCGTCGTGCCCCGGTTCTTCACCCGGTAATAGGCGAGCTTCGTTTCACCGACGCGCACCTGCATGGAGCGCATTTCCGGGGCGAAGCTCCAGTTCAGGCCCGGCGCGACATTGGCGTCGAAACGCACCTCGACGGTCCGCTCCAGCGCTTCGGCCGGCGCGGCGGCAGCGACGACCGTCGCGCCGCCGAAGCCGGTCACCCGGCAGAACATCTCGTAGAGCGGCACCGCCGCGTAGGACGCGCCGACCATCGTGGCAACGAAGGCGACGCAGCTCAGCGCGACGATGCGGTGGCTGCGCGGCGTGCCGGCCCGTGGGGCGGGTTCAGCGGGGTGGATGTCGGGTTCGTTCGCCATGACGCCTCACAGCGGCCGGATCAGCACGGCCGGGCCGAGCTTCACGATGGTGACGACGTAGAACAGCACGCAGAGTGCCGCGAGAACAGCGGCGATGGCGACCGAACGCTGGCGGCGGCGGCGCTTCTGCTCGTCGGTGAGCACAATGCCGTCGATCTCCGGCCGGGGCCGCTTGTCCTTGTCCGCCATTACCGTTTCTCCCCGTGCCATGTGCTCACAGCCCGAACCCGGCCGGCGCGACGGCCTCGATGAGGAGGACGGCGAAGAGCAGGAAAAGATAAAGGATGGAGAAGGCGAAGAGCCGCTTGGCGGCCTGCTCCGCCGGAGCACCCTCGCGGCGGCGATAGACCTGGATGGCGAGCAACAGCATCAGCCCGCCAGTCACGCCGGAGACGATGCCATAGGCGAGGCCCGCCATGCCCAGGAAGAAGGGCGACATGGCCAGCGGCACAAGGATGAGCGTGTAGAGCAGGATCTGGCGGCGCGTCTCGGCCGTGCCGGCGACGACGGGCAGCATCGGCACGCCGGCGCGCGCATAGTCGGCGGACTTGTAGAGCGCCAGCGCCCAGAAGTGCGGCGGTGTCCAGAAGAAGATGATGAGGAAGAGCAGCACGCTCTCCAGCCCGATGCCGCCCGAGGCCGCGGCCCAGCCGACCATGGGCGGGAAGGCGCCGGCCGCACCGCCGATAACGATGTTCTGCGGCGTCCAGCGCTTCAGCCACATCGTGTAGACGACGGCGTAGAAGAAAATCGTGAAGGCGAGCAGCGCGGCGGAAAGCTCATTGACCAGCAGGCCGAGCACCAGCACCGAACCAACGGACAGCGTCATGCCAAAGGCCAGCGCCTCGCCCGGCGCCACACGCCCCGAGGGAACCGGACGGTTCTTGGTGCGGCTCATCACCGCGTCGATATCGGCATCCCACCACATGTTCAACGCGCCCGACGCGCCGGCGCCGATGGCGATGCACAGCAGGGCGGTGAAAGCGATCACCGGATGAACGTCGCCCGGCGCGCGCACGATACCCACAAGCGCGGTGAAGATGACGAGCGACATCACGCGCGGCTTCAGCAGCGCGACATAGTCCGACACCGACGCATAGTGCGGCGCCTCGAGCGGGCGCTGCTCCGTGCGGGTCAGGTCGTAATCGCGCGAGGCGAGGTCGGTCATCAGTTCACTCCGGCATCGCGCGGGGCGATGCGTCGCTGCGGGTCGGCACGGTGGAAAGGCACGTCCAGTCGGGGTGGGGAGCCTCCGGCAGGGAGATGCCGGAGGCCAGTCACGTCACATCCGGCCGATCACTTGATCTTCGGCAGGACGTCGAAGTGGTGGTAGGGCGGCGGGGACGGCAGGGTCCATTCCAGCGTGGTCGCGCCTTCACCCCAGGGGTTCGCACCCGCCGGCACCTTGGCGGCAAACATGCGGTACACGCCGTACAGGAACACCAGCACCGCGAAGCCCGAAATGTACGAGCCGATCGAGGAGATGAAGTTCCAGGCGTAGAACGCGTCCGGGTAGTCCGCATAGCGGCGCGGCATGCCGGCGAGGCCGAGGAAGTGCTGCGGGAAGAACACGAGGTTCACGCCCACGAAGGTCAGCCAGAAGTGCAGCTTGCCGATGCCTTCGCTGTACATGTAGCCGAACATCTTCGGCGCCCAGTAGTACCAGCCGGCGAAGATCGCGAAGAC carries:
- a CDS encoding heme o synthase codes for the protein MTDLASRDYDLTRTEQRPLEAPHYASVSDYVALLKPRVMSLVIFTALVGIVRAPGDVHPVIAFTALLCIAIGAGASGALNMWWDADIDAVMSRTKNRPVPSGRVAPGEALAFGMTLSVGSVLVLGLLVNELSAALLAFTIFFYAVVYTMWLKRWTPQNIVIGGAAGAFPPMVGWAAASGGIGLESVLLFLIIFFWTPPHFWALALYKSADYARAGVPMLPVVAGTAETRRQILLYTLILVPLAMSPFFLGMAGLAYGIVSGVTGGLMLLLAIQVYRRREGAPAEQAAKRLFAFSILYLFLLFAVLLIEAVAPAGFGL
- a CDS encoding cytochrome c oxidase assembly protein — its product is MANEPDIHPAEPAPRAGTPRSHRIVALSCVAFVATMVGASYAAVPLYEMFCRVTGFGGATVVAAAAPAEALERTVEVRFDANVAPGLNWSFAPEMRSMQVRVGETKLAYYRVKNRGTTPVTAAATYNVTPAQSGPYFAKMQCFCFTDQTLQPGESLDMPVIFFVDPSLAEDPEMKGLKTITLSYTFFPKAAPVAAGKPEAGKTPL
- a CDS encoding (2Fe-2S)-binding protein produces the protein MAGLGRETKQKAVFRIILDSWSLGFSPAMIVCSCNVLSDRQIRNAVTETQPTVRTAGQVYRCLGCSAQCGRCARTIRQLIADVNASACGACPRECPANLQNDAAPSHAGHGHPTHHHPHHNLLAAE
- the bfr gene encoding bacterioferritin is translated as MKGDPKVIEYLNRGVRSELTAINQYWLHYRMLDNWGYKKLGAKWRAESIEEMHHADRFIDRILFLEGFPNLQVLDPLRIGQDVKEVIECDLAAEIEARALYQEAATYCETVQDYPSRDIFKALMADEEGHIDFLETQLDLIDKLGLPLYAQRYIGDLDD
- a CDS encoding M16 family metallopeptidase, with translation MSGMSDDKGPRITRLDNGVTVVTDAMPHLATASLGIWAGVGSRDEESDEHGISHLLEHMAFKGTRRRSARGIAEEIEAVGGDINAATSVEHTSYNARVLAEDMPLAIDVLADILTEPAFDPEELEREHNVIVQEIGAALDTPDDLVFDLFQERAFPGQPIGRSILGTPQTVRSFGPDRLRRYLDRNYRAPKLIVAAAGAVEHERVVEEAQARLGGIPNADKPLPVPSRYEGGVEIGGGRELEQAHLLIGLEGLSYRDPGIHALQVFTNVLGGGMSSRLFQEVREARGLCYAVYSFHWGYGDTGLFGIYAGTDGGDVDDLVDVVIDQIEETIETMSEAELARSKAQAKVGLLAALESSGARADQLARQMLAFGRPIPLEEIVGKVQAVTLEDAKAAGRGLVARARPTFTALGPGKALETAARIAERLRPS
- a CDS encoding Fe(3+) ABC transporter substrate-binding protein, with product MAIRRILGTRRGALGTILAASLALAAPASAEEVVNVYTTREVALAKPLFDAFAEKTGIKVNAVFVKDGLAERVKAEGAASPADLLMTVDVGNLMDLVDQGVTQPVTSDVLSKAIPANLRGANGEWFALSMRARVAYASKDRVKLSAITYEDFADPKWKGEVCIRSGKHPYNVALVAAYIVHHGEAKAEEWLKGVKANLARKAAGGDRDVARDILGDLCDIGLANSYYVGLMRSGKGGPDQEKWGAAINVIVPTFQNGGTHVNISGASVAKASPNKANAVKLLEYLVSPEAQAIYAQANYEYPVVPGAPIDPIIAAFGPLKVDQVDLVAVAKARKAATDLVDKVGFDN
- a CDS encoding SURF1 family protein is translated as MTSSATKRPVSQLRRLLPVTLVVLAAFVVLAGLGTWQLERLAWKQDLIAKVEARIHQPVQLAPEEADWPAIAFEADEYRPVQAQGRFRHDLEVQVYALVDKTPDGGGGPGYWVVTPLEMADGATILVNRGFVPLDRRDPASRAQGQVPGLVTVTGLLRMPEEAGLFTPGNEPEKNSWFVRDPVAIAGAKGVLRVAPFLIDADGTPNPGGLPQGGLTRLSFPNRHLEYALTWYGLAATLLGVFAAYAWPRLRRG
- a CDS encoding GNAT family N-acetyltransferase, yielding MALFRTVSWPEPPSLIEGEGVVLRMPHMSDFAAWSSLREQSRAFLTPWEPIWPPYDLTRGSFRRRIRRYQRDVRDDSAYPFLVFRADDRVLLGGLSLSNVRRGVTQTASLGYWMGAPYAGKGHMSAAVRALLPFAHGALGLRRIEAACLPTNTPSIRLLERSGFRREGYGREYLCINGSWQDHLLYARLATDRVGTSEAVPLL
- a CDS encoding cytochrome c oxidase subunit 3 gives rise to the protein MAEAHAKHHDYHLVDPSPWPFVISVFAFVMAVGAVFWMHGQLTSLVMIVGLLGVIYTMIVWWRDIIREAEHQHAHTPVVQLHLRYGMILFIASEVMFFVAWFWAFFDASLFAGEAINYTRAEFTGGHWPPTGIEVFNPWHLPLLNTLILLTSGTTLTWAHHALVHGDRQGAKWGLWLTVGLGFIFSLLQAYEYSHAAFAFSGNIYGATFFMATGFHGFHVIVGTIFLAVCLGRIYAGHFTPTHHFGFEAAAWYWHFVDVVWLFLFTFIYVWGAAGAAAAAA
- a CDS encoding DUF983 domain-containing protein, whose translation is MDLQPFHSGVSPYQAGLTCRCPRCGRGKLFNGFLTVAPSCESCGLDYSFDDSGDGPVVFIILLAGSLVVGLALWVEIAFAPPFWVHAMLWTPLVLISTLGLLRPLKATMIALQYAKKAEQGRLDSGDA
- the thrC gene encoding threonine synthase — encoded protein: MRYISTRGEAPILAFSDALLAGLARDGGLYVPDAFPALSKADIAHFAGQSYATIAGKVIAPFVDAAFTPAVLQPMLEEAYASFRHPATTPLVQIAPNRFVLELFHGPTLAFKDVAMQLLGRMMDHVLMQRDERATIVGATSGDTGSAAIEAFRGRERTDVFILYPTGRVSEVQRRQMTSVPDANVHAIAIEGTFDDCQAHVKAMFNHHAFRDRLRLAGVNSINWARIVAQVVYYFVAGAALGSPHRPLSFIVPTGNFGDVLAGYVAKRMGLPIDRLTIATNVNDILVRTLATGRYEVTGVHPSSSPSMDIQVSSNFERVLFDALDRDAGALRGLMASLAQSGAFAPPDEAMRAIHADFDAGRADEAQTGETIARVWRETGYLLDPHTAVAVSVAERAAHDPRVPQIVLGTAHPAKFPDAVERASGVRPALPPHLADLMERPERTPTLPNDLAAIEAYIAAHARAAEHAA